Proteins encoded by one window of Akkermansia muciniphila ATCC BAA-835:
- a CDS encoding carboxy terminal-processing peptidase: MHSFRWIRLTAFSALAAAAITSCASAATDFNQVGKQMSLLLQNFHFSRKEFSDELSTKFLETYLRKVDPNKIFFTQQDVDALKRKYGKELDDYLMSGQMMDAAQAMHALYRQRAMQRISYARDLLKKGGFTFDKDKSIERSRRKTAAWPKDEAEMQQVWKDMVEEQLLSEILRRETVARLAKEQNKPDPLANEKPAEEKLLMRYERIQRNIQETDLEDVAETLLSAVALTYDPHTDYMGARQVDRFKISMGTELTGIGALLGSEDDGSTKITGIVVGGPADKSGELKLNDRIVAIDSDNSGEMVDILFMKLDKVVDMIRGAENTQMRLKVEPADAPGQAKIITLTRSKVPLKDELAKGEIIELTGAPEGRNRIGVLSLPSFYADMEGGDRRCAKDVKKILERMNKENVDGLVIDLRSNGGGSLEEVRLMTGFFTGNGPVVQIKDTRGNVDIKSAHNRQKLFNGPIVVLINKLSASASEILAAALQDYGRAVIVGDESTFGKGSVQQPVDIGQYLPFFAARDRAGLLKVTTQKFYRVAGGSTQLKGVESDIQLPTATAAFELGEDILDYAMPYDQITPCTNYKKDSSIAAMLPVLKDASAKRVEKDRDLQIAREDIAMMKQRIKDNKLSLNKKIREQENSALEERRKSINKERKIRFAEMAREDATKYKIYRLTLDDVNAKELPLADPEKDNEQFMHLAEDPTAELDDSPEYPSGLDPELREGINIVQDMLKLESSGK, from the coding sequence ATGCACTCATTCCGTTGGATTAGACTCACCGCATTCTCGGCCCTGGCCGCAGCCGCCATTACTTCCTGCGCCTCTGCGGCTACGGACTTCAACCAGGTGGGCAAGCAAATGTCCCTGCTGCTCCAGAATTTCCACTTCTCCCGCAAAGAATTCAGCGATGAACTATCCACTAAATTCCTGGAAACCTACCTGCGCAAGGTAGACCCCAACAAAATATTCTTCACCCAGCAGGACGTAGACGCCCTCAAAAGAAAATACGGTAAGGAGCTGGACGACTACCTTATGTCCGGCCAGATGATGGATGCGGCCCAGGCCATGCACGCCCTTTACCGCCAGCGCGCCATGCAGCGCATCTCCTATGCGCGGGATTTGCTGAAAAAGGGAGGCTTCACCTTTGACAAAGACAAGTCTATCGAACGTTCCCGCCGCAAAACAGCCGCGTGGCCCAAGGATGAGGCGGAAATGCAGCAGGTCTGGAAAGACATGGTGGAGGAACAGCTCCTGTCCGAAATCCTGCGCCGTGAAACCGTAGCGCGCCTGGCCAAGGAACAGAACAAGCCCGATCCCCTGGCCAATGAAAAACCCGCGGAGGAAAAACTGCTTATGCGTTATGAACGCATTCAACGCAATATTCAGGAAACGGATCTGGAAGACGTAGCGGAAACACTGCTCAGCGCCGTAGCCTTGACGTATGACCCGCATACGGATTACATGGGTGCGCGCCAGGTGGACCGTTTCAAAATCTCCATGGGTACGGAACTCACCGGCATCGGCGCCCTGTTGGGCAGTGAAGACGACGGTTCCACCAAAATTACCGGTATCGTTGTGGGAGGACCGGCTGACAAATCCGGAGAATTGAAGCTGAACGACCGCATCGTTGCCATTGACTCCGACAACTCCGGAGAAATGGTGGATATCCTGTTCATGAAGCTGGACAAAGTGGTGGATATGATCCGCGGAGCCGAAAATACCCAGATGCGCCTGAAAGTAGAGCCGGCAGACGCCCCCGGACAGGCCAAAATCATTACGCTGACCCGCTCCAAGGTACCTCTGAAGGATGAACTTGCCAAAGGTGAAATCATTGAACTTACCGGAGCTCCGGAAGGCAGGAACCGCATTGGCGTGCTGAGCCTTCCCTCCTTCTACGCAGACATGGAAGGCGGAGACCGCCGCTGTGCCAAGGATGTCAAAAAAATCCTGGAACGGATGAACAAGGAAAATGTGGATGGCCTGGTAATTGACCTGCGTAGCAACGGCGGCGGTTCCCTGGAGGAAGTGCGCCTGATGACGGGCTTCTTTACCGGAAACGGCCCCGTGGTACAAATCAAGGACACCCGCGGCAACGTGGATATCAAATCCGCCCACAACCGCCAGAAACTCTTCAATGGCCCCATTGTGGTGCTCATTAATAAACTCAGCGCATCCGCCTCTGAAATTCTGGCCGCGGCCCTTCAGGATTACGGCCGCGCCGTGATTGTGGGGGATGAATCCACCTTCGGGAAGGGGTCTGTGCAGCAGCCTGTGGACATCGGCCAATACCTGCCTTTCTTCGCGGCCAGAGACCGTGCGGGCCTGCTGAAAGTCACTACCCAGAAATTTTACCGTGTGGCGGGCGGCTCCACCCAGCTCAAAGGCGTGGAAAGCGATATCCAGCTTCCCACCGCTACGGCGGCATTCGAGCTGGGAGAAGACATTCTGGACTACGCGATGCCCTATGACCAGATTACGCCCTGCACCAACTACAAAAAGGACTCCTCCATCGCGGCCATGCTGCCCGTGCTGAAAGATGCCAGCGCGAAGCGCGTGGAAAAAGACCGCGACCTCCAGATTGCCAGGGAAGATATCGCCATGATGAAACAGCGCATCAAGGACAACAAGCTTTCCCTGAACAAGAAAATCCGGGAACAGGAAAACTCCGCCCTGGAAGAACGCCGCAAATCCATCAACAAGGAACGTAAAATCCGCTTCGCGGAAATGGCCAGGGAAGACGCAACCAAATACAAAATTTACCGCCTGACGCTGGATGACGTCAACGCCAAGGAGCTGCCCCTGGCGGATCCGGAAAAAGACAATGAACAATTCATGCACCTGGCGGAAGACCCCACGGCAGAACTGGACGACTCCCCGGAATACCCCTCCGGCCTTGATCCGGAACTCCGCGAAGGCATCAACATCGTCCAGGATATGCTGAAGCTGGAATCCTCCGGAAAATAA
- a CDS encoding inorganic phosphate transporter, translating into MDSIYWIIITALLLLAAFDLINGVANDAVNFLNSAIGSKAAPVRVILTVASIGVLVGACFSGGMMEVARNGIFHPDMFSYHEVMLLFLGVMISEVILLDTFNTFGLPTSTTVSLVFGILGSAVATALFKISKLRLVQSVWDFINTDKAFEIVTSILLSVAIAFTVGTIVMWISRLAFTFKYQSRFKWFGCFWCGIAMTAIAYFAVFKGLKESTLMEPSFIQYIDQNLGMALLTAFGGFSVLMFLLQHLFMTNILRLTVLAGTFSLALAFAGNDLVNFIGVFMGGLDSFQYASSVAAAGGSPSSITSMECLMPGQGMPVNHYILFAAGCMMIFALWFSKKAKTVIATGVELSRQGEGGIERFGSVPPARAIVRSAIALGRGVKRLIPARMLVRMNHQWDPAPQPLNPKDRVAFDLIRATVNLTVASLLIAWATGRQLPLSTTYVTFMVAMGSSLADKAWGRESAVYRVTGVLTVISGWFMTGLAAFTLAAVMATILHYGQVYAIFGLLALVVVILVKSTIMHRKRESKLSVERFDQITEENILDVCSHQIVDSTLKLREIYNDTVENFFQGDRKALKELADAAERLAMTSSEHHKYDILPILYKMQSRSLDMGYHFVQALEHLNEATQSLSQFSESIFTYVDNNHTPFTIDQVDDLKEVHTALIKLLDEYCKMLQTGTYIQFDYTMVAQEQLLQLVAKATKRQIKRAQRNQTRTRSSLLYLNMLNEMRFMAVQVRALTNDERNFVAA; encoded by the coding sequence ATGGACTCAATTTACTGGATTATCATCACAGCCCTGCTGCTTCTGGCGGCATTTGACTTGATCAACGGCGTAGCGAATGACGCTGTCAACTTCCTCAATTCCGCCATCGGTTCCAAGGCTGCACCCGTGCGGGTGATCCTGACCGTAGCTTCCATCGGCGTGCTGGTGGGGGCCTGTTTCTCCGGAGGCATGATGGAAGTAGCCCGCAACGGTATTTTTCACCCGGACATGTTCAGTTATCATGAAGTGATGCTGCTTTTCCTGGGGGTAATGATCAGCGAAGTGATTCTGCTGGATACCTTCAATACTTTCGGATTGCCTACGTCCACCACCGTTTCCCTGGTATTCGGTATTTTGGGGTCTGCCGTAGCGACGGCCCTGTTCAAGATTTCCAAGCTCCGCCTGGTTCAGTCCGTGTGGGATTTCATTAATACGGACAAGGCTTTTGAGATTGTCACCAGCATTCTTCTTTCCGTAGCCATCGCCTTTACGGTAGGCACCATCGTCATGTGGATTTCCCGTCTGGCGTTCACGTTTAAATACCAGTCCCGGTTCAAATGGTTCGGCTGTTTCTGGTGCGGCATTGCCATGACGGCGATAGCCTATTTTGCCGTTTTCAAGGGCTTGAAAGAGTCTACCCTGATGGAGCCCTCGTTCATCCAATACATTGACCAGAATCTGGGCATGGCCCTGCTCACGGCCTTCGGCGGTTTTTCCGTGCTCATGTTCCTGCTTCAGCATTTGTTCATGACGAATATTCTGCGCCTGACCGTTCTGGCGGGCACTTTTTCCCTGGCCCTGGCTTTTGCGGGCAACGACCTGGTGAATTTCATCGGCGTTTTCATGGGTGGTCTGGATTCCTTCCAGTACGCCAGCAGCGTGGCGGCGGCCGGTGGCTCTCCCTCATCCATCACCTCCATGGAGTGTCTGATGCCGGGGCAGGGCATGCCGGTAAACCATTATATTTTGTTCGCCGCGGGCTGCATGATGATTTTTGCCTTGTGGTTCTCCAAAAAGGCAAAAACGGTGATCGCCACCGGCGTGGAACTTTCCAGGCAGGGTGAAGGCGGTATTGAGCGTTTCGGCTCCGTCCCCCCCGCCCGCGCCATCGTTCGCAGCGCCATCGCCCTGGGACGCGGGGTGAAAAGGCTTATTCCCGCCCGCATGCTGGTGCGCATGAACCACCAGTGGGATCCCGCCCCCCAGCCCTTGAATCCCAAGGACCGGGTGGCATTTGACCTGATTCGCGCCACGGTGAACCTGACGGTTGCTTCCCTGTTGATTGCATGGGCTACTGGCAGGCAGCTCCCTCTTTCCACCACGTACGTGACGTTCATGGTGGCGATGGGCTCCTCTCTGGCGGACAAGGCATGGGGAAGGGAGAGCGCGGTTTACCGTGTAACCGGCGTGCTGACGGTGATTTCCGGCTGGTTCATGACCGGGCTGGCTGCCTTTACGCTGGCCGCCGTCATGGCTACCATCCTGCATTACGGACAGGTGTACGCCATCTTCGGTCTGCTGGCCCTGGTGGTTGTCATTCTGGTAAAGTCCACCATCATGCACCGCAAGCGGGAAAGCAAGCTTTCCGTAGAGCGTTTTGACCAGATTACGGAAGAAAATATCCTGGATGTATGCAGCCACCAGATTGTGGACAGCACGCTCAAGCTGCGGGAAATTTACAATGACACCGTGGAAAACTTTTTCCAGGGGGACAGGAAGGCCCTGAAAGAACTGGCGGATGCCGCAGAACGGCTGGCCATGACCAGCAGCGAACATCACAAGTACGATATTCTCCCTATTCTGTACAAGATGCAGTCCCGCTCCCTGGATATGGGCTACCACTTTGTGCAGGCCCTGGAGCATCTGAATGAAGCTACGCAGAGCCTGTCGCAGTTTTCCGAGTCCATCTTCACGTATGTGGATAATAACCACACGCCGTTTACGATTGACCAGGTGGACGATTTGAAGGAGGTGCATACCGCCCTCATCAAGCTGCTGGATGAATATTGCAAAATGCTCCAGACGGGGACGTACATTCAGTTCGACTATACGATGGTGGCCCAGGAACAGCTTCTTCAACTGGTGGCAAAGGCCACCAAGCGCCAGATCAAGCGGGCCCAGCGCAACCAGACGCGCACCCGTTCCTCCCTGCTTTATCTGAACATGCTTAATGAAATGAGGTTTATGGCCGTGCAGGTGCGGGCCCTGACCAATGACGAACGAAACTTTGTAGCGGCCTGA
- the rpiB gene encoding ribose 5-phosphate isomerase B — protein MNTTYKIAIGADHAGVDLKETVAELLKAWGHEVTDMGTMTKNSCDYSDYANAVASSIADGTNDRGILICRSGIGMSIAANRWVGVRAALCRTAPAAALSRQHNDSNLLCLASAYVDNESVEDVLDAWLHADFEGGRHERRVVKSSGSPLQWTDPELAGLIQEEGRRESNNIELIASENFTSPSVREAQGSLLTNKYAEGYPGKRWYGGCEVVDKVEQLAIDRVLKIFGGDHANVQPHSGSQANMAVYFSVLKPGDTILTMDLSHGGHLTHGHRANFSGKLYNVVHYGVSQETEAIDYDALEKLALEVKPQMITAGASAYSRTIDFERMGQIARACGAYLFVDMAHIAGLVAGGQHPNPVPHADFVSSTTHKSLRGPRGGFVICKEEYAKKLDAAVFPGMQGGPLMHIIAAKAACFGEALKPEFKDYAAQVVKNAKAMAAKMAELGFRVVSNGTDNHVFMVDLRNKGINGADAQEALDRVGITVNKNAIPFDTGSPMKPSGIRIGTPAVTTRGMKEKDVEQVAEFIARALALYVGDQVCPNPEGFSQLKEEVSAFNRNFRLPH, from the coding sequence ATGAATACGACATACAAAATTGCCATCGGCGCGGATCACGCCGGAGTCGATCTCAAGGAAACCGTAGCAGAACTCCTCAAGGCATGGGGTCATGAAGTGACCGACATGGGAACCATGACCAAAAATTCCTGTGATTATTCCGACTACGCCAATGCAGTCGCAAGCAGCATTGCTGACGGCACCAACGACCGCGGCATCCTTATCTGCCGGTCCGGCATCGGCATGAGCATTGCCGCCAACCGCTGGGTGGGCGTCCGCGCCGCCCTCTGCCGCACGGCCCCTGCTGCGGCCCTTTCCCGCCAGCACAATGATTCCAACCTGCTCTGCCTGGCTTCCGCCTATGTGGACAATGAAAGTGTGGAAGACGTCCTGGACGCCTGGCTGCATGCTGACTTTGAAGGCGGACGCCATGAACGCCGCGTCGTTAAATCCTCCGGTAGCCCCCTGCAATGGACGGACCCGGAACTGGCGGGCCTCATCCAGGAGGAAGGACGCCGGGAAAGCAACAACATTGAGCTGATTGCCTCCGAAAATTTCACCTCTCCCTCCGTCCGGGAAGCCCAGGGCTCCCTGCTGACCAACAAATACGCGGAAGGCTATCCCGGCAAGCGCTGGTATGGCGGTTGCGAGGTGGTGGACAAAGTGGAACAGCTCGCCATTGACCGCGTGCTGAAAATTTTCGGCGGGGATCATGCCAACGTGCAGCCCCACTCCGGTTCCCAGGCCAACATGGCCGTTTACTTCTCTGTTCTGAAGCCGGGCGACACCATTCTCACGATGGATCTCTCCCACGGCGGCCACCTCACCCACGGACACCGGGCCAACTTCTCCGGCAAACTGTACAATGTGGTTCACTACGGCGTATCCCAGGAAACGGAAGCTATTGACTATGATGCTTTGGAAAAACTGGCTCTGGAGGTAAAGCCGCAAATGATCACGGCGGGAGCAAGCGCCTACTCACGCACAATCGACTTTGAACGCATGGGCCAGATTGCCAGGGCCTGCGGTGCCTACCTGTTCGTGGACATGGCCCACATCGCGGGCCTGGTGGCCGGGGGGCAGCACCCGAATCCGGTTCCCCATGCGGACTTCGTCTCCTCCACCACGCATAAATCCCTGCGCGGCCCCCGCGGCGGCTTCGTCATCTGCAAGGAGGAATACGCCAAAAAACTGGATGCAGCCGTCTTCCCCGGAATGCAGGGCGGCCCCCTCATGCACATCATTGCCGCCAAGGCGGCCTGTTTCGGAGAAGCTCTGAAGCCCGAATTCAAGGACTATGCGGCCCAGGTTGTCAAAAACGCCAAGGCCATGGCGGCCAAAATGGCGGAACTCGGCTTCCGCGTCGTCTCCAACGGTACGGACAACCACGTATTCATGGTAGACCTCCGCAACAAAGGCATTAACGGTGCAGATGCGCAGGAAGCCCTGGACCGCGTAGGCATCACCGTAAACAAGAACGCCATCCCGTTTGACACGGGTTCTCCCATGAAACCTTCCGGCATCCGCATCGGTACGCCTGCCGTAACCACTCGCGGCATGAAGGAAAAAGACGTGGAACAGGTGGCTGAATTCATTGCGCGTGCGCTGGCCTTGTACGTAGGTGACCAGGTATGCCCGAATCCGGAAGGCTTCTCCCAGCTTAAGGAAGAAGTTTCCGCGTTTAACCGCAACTTCCGCCTGCCTCATTAA
- the hrpB gene encoding ATP-dependent helicase HrpB — protein MVFSSLPIEEIRGELMEALRVPSPRILLKAPTGSGKSTGVPPMMDDAGLGDRGLIVVVQPRRMAARLLARHVARLRGVELGKEVGYAVRFERYISSRTRIAYVTDGMLERWLTEWPSLEGVSAVVFDEFHERSLSGDLSLGRVLDLQEGPRRDLAVVVMSATLEISGLREYMGGSCRVLEAQGRQYPVEVVYRAPRLVSDGRGRVAPPPIWEQAADVVREAVREDDCGDVLVFMPGVYEIRKTVELLAGKPWMSGRDVFPLYGSLAPEQQNCAVERGDIPRVIVSTNVAETSLTIEGVRTVVDSGLVRRSGWDPYRGMDTLHLVKISKASAAQRAGRAGRVAPGRCFRLWSEAEQARKEDFDPPECFRVDLAGAVLNLAAWGVTVPENFRWLDVPAPLVMQRAVNLLAALGATEEDGSLTDTGKRMTAFPLPPRLARLMVAGQDEQCAVELAAVAALMQGEGVAVKGGLNDHLRDSADYTDFQAEWRAVEKAVDAGFGAAACTRWGISSRGAREAWMAYRQLLSVGSRGKARETPGPDFTAARPAVVRAMIESFADHVGVRNGVAANTCRMAGGVGGRLAEGSVVFQGEHFVAAEVAELSGKAVETRVGRCTLIAPEDLRSIWPERFSCGEEAVFDAALRRVRLHRKLMYGDLVLEDRDRGDAPPELAAPVLAEKVVDGTLKLVKWNDAVEQWIRRLNGLSVWMPELELPRFSEEDKLVAISLVCEGAVGYKDIKEREIIPVLRDWLSGWQAKALDDYAPVSLTLPNGQHAKVRYGEDSSPVISLTVQRLFGVAVSPRIANGAVPVIVEVLAPSQRPWQVTGSLESFWRNGYGQMKKDLAGRYPRHRWPDPGELDFLPRSR, from the coding sequence ATGGTTTTTTCTTCTCTTCCCATTGAGGAAATCCGCGGAGAATTGATGGAGGCTCTGCGGGTTCCTTCTCCGCGCATTTTGTTGAAAGCTCCTACCGGCTCCGGCAAGTCCACCGGCGTTCCTCCGATGATGGATGACGCCGGTCTGGGAGACCGTGGCCTGATTGTCGTTGTACAGCCCCGGCGGATGGCCGCTCGCCTGCTGGCGCGGCATGTGGCCCGGCTGCGCGGGGTGGAGCTGGGAAAAGAAGTGGGGTATGCGGTGCGTTTTGAACGGTACATTTCCTCCCGCACCCGTATCGCGTACGTGACGGACGGCATGTTGGAGCGCTGGCTGACGGAATGGCCCTCCCTGGAAGGGGTGAGCGCCGTGGTGTTTGATGAGTTCCATGAACGCAGCCTTTCCGGGGATTTATCCCTGGGGCGTGTGCTGGATCTGCAGGAAGGGCCGCGCCGGGATCTGGCCGTGGTCGTGATGTCCGCCACACTGGAGATATCAGGGCTGCGGGAATATATGGGAGGTTCCTGCCGGGTTCTGGAAGCGCAAGGCAGGCAGTATCCCGTGGAAGTCGTTTACCGGGCTCCCCGCCTGGTCAGTGACGGACGCGGCAGGGTGGCTCCTCCCCCCATATGGGAGCAGGCGGCGGATGTTGTGCGGGAGGCGGTGAGGGAGGATGACTGCGGGGATGTGCTGGTATTTATGCCGGGCGTGTATGAGATACGGAAAACGGTGGAGTTGCTGGCAGGAAAGCCGTGGATGAGCGGCCGGGACGTTTTTCCCCTTTACGGGTCTCTGGCGCCGGAGCAGCAGAATTGCGCCGTGGAGCGGGGGGATATCCCCCGTGTCATTGTTTCCACTAATGTGGCGGAAACTTCCCTGACGATTGAGGGAGTGCGTACGGTGGTTGATTCCGGGCTGGTCCGCCGGTCCGGATGGGATCCGTACCGGGGGATGGATACGCTGCATCTGGTGAAGATTTCCAAGGCGTCCGCCGCTCAGCGCGCGGGCCGTGCCGGGCGCGTGGCTCCGGGGCGCTGTTTCCGGCTGTGGAGTGAGGCGGAACAGGCCCGGAAGGAGGATTTTGACCCGCCCGAATGTTTCCGGGTGGATCTGGCCGGAGCCGTTTTGAATTTGGCTGCCTGGGGCGTCACCGTACCGGAAAATTTCCGTTGGCTGGATGTTCCTGCCCCCCTGGTGATGCAGCGGGCCGTGAATTTGTTGGCTGCCCTGGGTGCGACGGAAGAGGATGGAAGCCTGACGGATACGGGAAAAAGGATGACCGCTTTTCCCCTGCCGCCCCGGCTGGCCCGTCTGATGGTGGCCGGCCAGGATGAACAGTGTGCCGTGGAGCTGGCCGCCGTTGCAGCCCTGATGCAGGGAGAAGGTGTTGCGGTAAAGGGGGGGCTGAACGATCATTTGCGCGATTCTGCGGATTACACGGATTTCCAGGCGGAGTGGCGCGCGGTGGAGAAGGCTGTGGATGCCGGTTTTGGGGCGGCGGCGTGTACCCGCTGGGGCATCTCTTCCCGCGGGGCGCGGGAGGCATGGATGGCATACCGGCAGCTTCTATCCGTCGGCAGCCGGGGAAAAGCCCGGGAAACGCCGGGACCGGATTTTACGGCGGCGCGCCCTGCCGTAGTCCGTGCAATGATTGAGAGTTTTGCGGACCATGTGGGTGTGCGAAATGGCGTGGCAGCCAATACATGCCGCATGGCCGGCGGGGTGGGCGGCAGGCTGGCGGAAGGAAGCGTGGTGTTTCAAGGAGAGCATTTCGTAGCCGCAGAGGTGGCGGAATTGTCCGGAAAGGCGGTGGAAACCCGTGTGGGACGCTGTACGCTTATTGCGCCGGAAGATTTGCGTTCCATTTGGCCGGAGCGTTTTTCCTGCGGGGAGGAAGCCGTCTTCGATGCCGCTTTGCGGCGCGTGCGTCTGCACCGGAAGCTGATGTATGGAGATCTGGTGCTGGAGGATCGTGACCGCGGGGATGCCCCTCCGGAGCTGGCCGCCCCGGTTTTGGCTGAAAAAGTAGTGGACGGAACCCTGAAGCTGGTGAAATGGAATGATGCCGTGGAACAGTGGATACGCCGTCTTAATGGTTTGAGCGTTTGGATGCCGGAACTGGAGCTGCCCCGGTTTTCGGAGGAGGACAAGCTGGTCGCCATTTCTTTGGTCTGTGAAGGGGCCGTGGGTTATAAGGACATCAAGGAAAGGGAAATTATTCCCGTGCTGAGGGATTGGCTTTCCGGCTGGCAGGCGAAGGCGCTGGACGATTATGCCCCGGTAAGCCTCACGTTGCCCAACGGCCAGCACGCCAAGGTCAGGTACGGGGAGGATTCCTCCCCGGTGATCAGTCTGACGGTGCAGCGCCTGTTCGGCGTGGCGGTTTCCCCACGCATTGCCAACGGGGCCGTACCCGTGATTGTGGAGGTGCTGGCCCCCAGCCAGAGGCCGTGGCAGGTAACGGGATCTCTGGAAAGTTTTTGGCGGAACGGATACGGGCAAATGAAAAAGGACCTGGCGGGGCGTTATCCCCGGCACCGTTGGCCCGACCCCGGGGAACTGGATTTCCTTCCCCGTTCCCGGTGA
- a CDS encoding phosphatidate cytidylyltransferase: MMSIPNRDKSFSGSKMGVLLQRSFSTVVLLGLLAGALWWDCELGYYGLVCIFCILAAWEWRHMLLRSGKASQPNLSFLFGVAYPVLLSWSCCITKFRESALAEQVSFLIPLPLLVALAAPVLLVVVAFIREMKHPVDGSRALRSVGTTLLSFIYPVWLFSFAILALHLAYMRAGYVYPAIVMCVLWVVLVTKMADIFAYVSGFLLGGRLFSRRLIPHISPKKTWEGLLGSWVLTNAAAIGLVFPMFRISVLSITQVLVLMGCTSLIFLLSVYGDLAGSLVKRSLAIKDSGSLLPGIGGIFDLIDSPSFTVPFFWFLLACIG; the protein is encoded by the coding sequence ATGATGAGCATACCGAATCGGGACAAGAGTTTTTCCGGAAGCAAGATGGGTGTTCTGCTGCAGCGTTCATTCAGCACCGTGGTTTTGCTTGGGTTGCTGGCCGGGGCTTTGTGGTGGGACTGCGAACTTGGGTATTACGGTCTGGTCTGCATTTTCTGTATTTTGGCCGCCTGGGAATGGCGGCACATGCTGCTGCGTTCCGGAAAAGCCTCCCAGCCGAACTTGAGCTTTCTTTTCGGAGTGGCGTACCCCGTATTGCTGTCCTGGTCATGCTGCATCACTAAATTCCGGGAAAGCGCCCTTGCGGAACAGGTTTCTTTCCTCATCCCCCTTCCTCTTCTGGTGGCACTTGCCGCTCCGGTCCTCCTGGTAGTGGTTGCCTTCATCCGTGAGATGAAGCACCCGGTGGATGGAAGCAGGGCTCTCCGTTCCGTGGGTACTACGCTGCTTTCCTTTATTTATCCCGTCTGGCTGTTCTCTTTTGCCATTCTGGCCCTGCATCTGGCGTATATGAGGGCGGGGTATGTTTATCCGGCCATTGTCATGTGTGTGCTGTGGGTCGTTCTGGTAACGAAGATGGCGGACATTTTTGCCTACGTGAGCGGGTTCCTGCTGGGCGGCCGCCTTTTTTCCCGCAGGCTCATTCCCCACATCAGCCCCAAGAAAACGTGGGAGGGCCTCCTCGGTTCCTGGGTGCTGACGAATGCGGCGGCCATAGGGCTGGTTTTCCCGATGTTCAGAATTTCCGTCTTGTCCATAACCCAGGTACTGGTACTGATGGGATGCACATCCCTCATTTTCCTGCTTTCCGTTTACGGGGATCTGGCCGGGTCCCTGGTTAAACGCAGCCTGGCCATCAAGGATTCCGGTTCCCTGCTGCCGGGGATAGGAGGAATTTTTGATTTGATTGACAGCCCTTCCTTTACCGTGCCGTTTTTCTGGTTTCTGCTGGCCTGCATCGGCTGA
- a CDS encoding TlpA family protein disulfide reductase: MKRAFCVIAGACSLLGWAPADETGMNNVLEDWRMRQSDWESALKTAESGEKRAELMKNRPDAVPVARELWRLVGRDLQKPETQKSCLLPAVVWFLDHPQAVAQAFPNGDMARKIVVFCLDSLENTLFREQGAGKAAYALSNSRDLRCRVILEQIKDYNQFPEDQGLASLGLAMVMKETTGMLQDDVRLVAARGKLLKDAIIKCYDSSFGPIPVQNIVKEELYEIRNLNIGQTGPEISLPSTAASGKVTLPSGNKPVLVVFWDPQDMRSVQFLQKAASLRKEFPGLTVMPVAPGKRENIEKALLNLKMDMPSLVDEKAAAFKDYRVRLTPRVYLLDPAGKILMRGTPDMLFDANLYAVMGKLEGKKKEKPDGKKSPSSPASSKPVSPPARINSPDTRVPSVSRPDRPRPAFPSAPSGAEDHSLSAPPLRPMPE, encoded by the coding sequence ATGAAGAGAGCGTTTTGCGTGATAGCCGGTGCATGCAGCCTGCTTGGATGGGCTCCGGCGGACGAGACGGGCATGAACAATGTGCTGGAGGATTGGCGGATGAGGCAGTCCGACTGGGAATCCGCATTGAAAACGGCTGAAAGCGGGGAAAAAAGGGCGGAATTGATGAAGAACCGTCCGGATGCCGTTCCGGTGGCTCGGGAATTATGGAGGCTGGTAGGGCGCGACCTTCAGAAGCCCGAGACTCAAAAATCCTGCCTTCTTCCGGCTGTCGTCTGGTTTCTGGATCATCCCCAGGCTGTAGCGCAGGCGTTCCCCAATGGAGACATGGCCAGGAAAATTGTCGTGTTCTGCCTGGATTCCCTGGAAAATACGCTGTTCCGGGAACAGGGGGCAGGAAAGGCGGCGTATGCCCTGAGCAATTCCCGTGACCTGCGCTGCCGCGTTATTCTGGAACAGATCAAGGATTACAACCAGTTCCCTGAGGACCAGGGCCTGGCTTCCCTGGGCCTGGCCATGGTGATGAAGGAAACGACAGGGATGCTTCAGGATGACGTCAGGCTGGTGGCGGCCCGCGGAAAATTGCTGAAAGACGCCATTATCAAATGCTATGATTCCAGTTTCGGCCCTATTCCGGTTCAAAATATTGTGAAGGAGGAACTGTATGAAATACGCAATCTCAATATTGGGCAGACCGGGCCTGAAATCAGCCTTCCCTCTACCGCGGCGTCCGGAAAAGTGACGCTCCCCTCCGGGAATAAGCCCGTGCTGGTGGTTTTTTGGGATCCGCAGGATATGCGTTCCGTTCAGTTTTTGCAAAAAGCCGCGTCTCTCCGGAAAGAATTTCCCGGTTTGACGGTGATGCCGGTGGCTCCCGGAAAGAGAGAGAACATAGAAAAGGCCCTGTTGAACTTGAAAATGGATATGCCCTCCCTGGTGGATGAAAAAGCGGCGGCGTTTAAGGATTACCGGGTGAGGCTCACCCCGCGGGTGTATCTGCTGGACCCTGCGGGGAAAATCCTGATGCGCGGCACGCCGGATATGCTGTTTGACGCCAACCTGTACGCGGTCATGGGCAAACTTGAGGGAAAAAAGAAAGAAAAGCCGGATGGGAAAAAGTCTCCCTCCTCCCCTGCTTCCTCCAAGCCTGTTTCTCCGCCGGCCAGGATTAATTCCCCGGATACGCGCGTTCCCTCTGTTTCCCGGCCTGATAGGCCGCGGCCCGCGTTCCCTTCCGCCCCCTCCGGTGCGGAGGACCATTCTCTTTCCGCTCCTCCTTTGAGGCCCATGCCTGAATGA